The Candidatus Dependentiae bacterium genome contains a region encoding:
- a CDS encoding transposase — MKRRFWKELRKIIPQKKSIRRPRKSAKKIMRAVFFVFRTGIQWKALPPIFNVSASTVHRRFQEWIKDGV, encoded by the coding sequence ATGAAGAGAAGATTTTGGAAAGAGTTAAGAAAGATTATTCCTCAGAAAAAAAGCATTCGTAGACCAAGGAAAAGTGCAAAAAAAATTATGAGAGCAGTTTTTTTTGTATTTCGAACTGGAATACAATGGAAGGCATTGCCACCAATATTTAATGTCTCTGCAAGTACTGTACATCGTCGATTTCAAGAATGGATTAAAGATGGTGTATT
- a CDS encoding NifU family protein encodes MTDEQRIRKIEQVLEQLRPNIQMDGGDITFVKYVDGVVYVKLHGACAGCALSTQTLKMGVEQALRDEISDVYEVQTVEQNV; translated from the coding sequence ATGACAGATGAGCAGCGGATACGCAAAATAGAACAAGTATTAGAGCAATTGCGTCCAAATATCCAAATGGATGGTGGCGATATTACTTTTGTTAAGTATGTTGATGGTGTTGTGTATGTAAAATTGCATGGTGCATGTGCTGGTTGTGCACTTTCAACACAAACACTTAAAATGGGGGTGGAGCAAGCGTTGCGTGATGAAATCTCTGACGTATACGAGGTGCAAACAGTCGAACAAAATGTTTGA
- the rplQ gene encoding 50S ribosomal protein L17, which yields MKHQNGRKKLNVKSSHKRSLLRNQTIHLITYGHLTSTRALVKEVQRYVEKLVTIARVGNTFNARRRAYALLPYKKEALLRLFKDVAPKYIDRPGGYTRVIPMGQRSSDTAKIARLEWV from the coding sequence ATGAAACACCAAAACGGTAGAAAAAAACTAAACGTAAAATCTTCACATAAACGATCATTGCTTCGCAATCAGACTATTCATTTGATTACGTATGGTCATTTAACTTCTACTCGTGCGCTGGTTAAAGAAGTTCAGCGTTATGTAGAGAAGCTTGTTACTATTGCACGAGTTGGTAATACATTCAATGCGCGTCGTCGTGCATACGCATTGTTACCGTACAAAAAAGAAGCGTTATTGCGATTATTTAAAGATGTTGCACCAAAATATATCGATCGACCTGGTGGTTATACTCGTGTGATACCCATGGGACAACGTTCAAGTGATACGGCAAAAATAGCTCGTTTGGAGTGGGTGTAA
- a CDS encoding DNA-directed RNA polymerase subunit alpha codes for MEKKKYQSLTVPKLTWTKKTLTNSFGELVAQPLEPGFGMTLGNALRRVLLGGVEGCAVTSVVIEGVNNEFSTIPGVVEDTMQLLLNIKGVVIRNTTGLPGKMSLRVKGDAVASVADIRADEHLELVNTGHVLGHVASDGELIIEFFVEPGRGYQRAQWPVDKALQEDGRIYLDAMFSPIKKVMFDVEKTRVGGDIDYDKLILRIHTDGSENPLDVLHYSVSVLRTQLEHFLEASEIPFNEISSVSDEVDIKETSGLANVSLRGMSTDLLLKPIDELELSVRAHNCLINAGIKRIIDLVNIAEDDTLKIKNFGRKSLNEVKDSMKAFGLSFGMNIKEEDVKRVLDEKEQQ; via the coding sequence ATGGAAAAGAAGAAGTATCAATCATTAACCGTTCCGAAGTTAACTTGGACCAAAAAAACACTTACCAATTCATTTGGAGAGCTAGTTGCACAGCCGTTAGAGCCTGGTTTTGGAATGACACTGGGTAATGCTTTGCGCCGTGTACTATTGGGTGGTGTTGAAGGGTGTGCGGTAACTTCCGTAGTTATTGAGGGTGTTAATAACGAATTTTCAACAATACCTGGCGTTGTAGAAGATACAATGCAATTGTTGCTTAATATAAAAGGTGTTGTTATTCGTAATACAACTGGTTTACCAGGTAAAATGTCATTACGTGTAAAGGGTGATGCTGTTGCATCTGTAGCTGACATACGGGCAGATGAGCATTTGGAGTTAGTTAATACAGGCCACGTTCTTGGGCATGTTGCATCTGATGGTGAGCTTATTATTGAATTCTTTGTTGAACCTGGACGAGGGTATCAACGAGCGCAGTGGCCAGTAGATAAAGCATTACAAGAAGATGGGCGCATCTATCTAGATGCTATGTTTTCGCCCATTAAAAAAGTAATGTTTGATGTAGAAAAGACGCGTGTTGGTGGTGATATTGATTATGATAAATTGATACTTAGAATTCACACTGATGGATCAGAGAATCCTTTAGATGTTTTACATTATAGTGTTTCTGTGTTACGTACGCAGCTGGAACATTTTTTGGAGGCATCAGAAATTCCGTTTAATGAAATATCTTCTGTATCAGATGAGGTGGATATTAAGGAAACAAGTGGATTGGCTAATGTTAGCTTACGTGGCATGTCGACCGACTTATTACTTAAACCAATTGATGAGTTGGAGCTTTCGGTAAGAGCGCATAATTGTCTTATAAACGCTGGTATAAAACGTATTATTGATTTGGTCAATATTGCTGAAGATGACACGCTTAAAATTAAAAATTTTGGCCGTAAGTCTCTCAATGAAGTTAAAGATAGCATGAAAGCATTTGGCCTTTCTTTTGGCATGAATATCAAAGAGGAAGATGTCAAACGTGTGCTTGACGAGAAAGAGCAACAATAA
- the rpsD gene encoding 30S ribosomal protein S4 — MVKGSSVRETEKSARQDANKAKQTRKLSEYGKQLVEKQKVKRMYGMREKQFRRFFAMAIQKEGAPGEVLLSLAERRLDNTVYRLKMATSRAQARQIIVHGHVRVNGKRVSSPSYIVSVGEEISLTPTALSKQDFLKTVVDKRLNIGIKVPEWLELNKNDRKGRVLREPVRSDIQIPIEEHLIVELYSK, encoded by the coding sequence ATGGTAAAAGGTTCTTCTGTCAGAGAAACGGAAAAAAGTGCACGGCAAGATGCTAATAAAGCAAAACAAACACGTAAGCTTTCCGAGTACGGCAAGCAGCTTGTAGAAAAGCAAAAAGTAAAGCGTATGTATGGTATGCGAGAAAAGCAGTTTAGACGTTTTTTTGCAATGGCAATACAAAAAGAAGGTGCACCAGGTGAGGTGCTTTTAAGTTTAGCAGAGCGTCGACTTGATAATACAGTATATCGGCTAAAAATGGCGACATCTCGAGCACAGGCGCGTCAAATTATTGTACACGGCCACGTACGTGTCAATGGTAAAAGAGTTTCTTCACCATCATATATTGTTTCTGTTGGGGAGGAGATTTCGCTTACACCAACTGCTCTTAGTAAACAAGATTTCTTGAAAACAGTTGTGGATAAAAGGTTAAATATCGGTATCAAAGTGCCAGAGTGGCTTGAGCTTAATAAAAACGATCGAAAAGGCCGTGTTTTACGTGAGCCTGTGCGTTCGGATATTCAGATACCAATTGAAGAGCACTTGATTGTAGAGTTGTATTCTAAGTAA
- the rpsK gene encoding 30S ribosomal protein S11, with amino-acid sequence MAYKKKIKKIKRKVDTVIAHVQSSFNNTLVCITTLEGDVLLRSSAGKLGYKGSRKGTPFAAGQVGTVLAKDMMAMGVRTVEVNLRGPGSGRDSVVRSLQGAGLNISILRDVTPLPHNGCRAPKKRRV; translated from the coding sequence ATGGCGTATAAAAAGAAAATAAAAAAAATAAAAAGAAAAGTTGATACTGTTATTGCACATGTTCAATCTAGCTTTAACAATACTCTTGTGTGTATTACGACATTAGAGGGTGATGTATTATTGCGTTCTAGTGCTGGAAAGCTTGGTTATAAAGGTTCTCGCAAAGGGACACCATTTGCAGCGGGTCAGGTTGGTACAGTTCTTGCAAAAGACATGATGGCTATGGGTGTTAGAACCGTTGAAGTAAATTTGCGTGGACCAGGCTCTGGAAGAGACTCTGTAGTTCGCTCTTTACAGGGTGCGGGGCTCAACATTTCGATATTGCGTGATGTAACACCATTACCTCACAACGGGTGTCGTGCGCCTAAAAAACGTAGAGTGTAA
- the rpsM gene encoding 30S ribosomal protein S13 has product MARIEGQQLPMSKRIEYGLTYVFGIGLTRSRAILNDLKISLDTRVKDLSDEQIVKIQNKVGEHATEGALRKEINMNIKRLQEIGSYRGLRHKAGLPTRGQRTKTNARTRKGPKKKGCAITLKKKATKK; this is encoded by the coding sequence ATGGCTAGAATTGAAGGTCAACAGTTACCAATGAGTAAAAGAATAGAGTATGGGCTTACGTATGTGTTTGGCATAGGACTGACTCGTTCACGAGCAATTCTAAACGACCTCAAAATTTCTTTGGACACACGAGTCAAAGATTTGAGTGACGAGCAAATAGTCAAGATTCAAAACAAAGTTGGTGAGCATGCTACCGAGGGTGCGTTACGTAAAGAAATTAATATGAATATAAAGCGTCTTCAAGAAATCGGTAGCTACCGTGGTTTGCGGCATAAAGCAGGGCTGCCTACTCGTGGGCAGCGTACTAAAACGAATGCACGTACGAGGAAGGGACCGAAGAAAAAAGGGTGCGCAATCACCTTGAAGAAAAAAGCTACTAAAAAATAA
- the rpmJ gene encoding 50S ribosomal protein L36 gives MKVRTSVKKMCNNCRIIKRKGVVRVICERNARHKQRQG, from the coding sequence ATGAAAGTGCGAACATCAGTAAAAAAAATGTGTAATAATTGTCGTATTATCAAGCGTAAAGGTGTTGTTCGAGTAATTTGTGAGCGAAACGCACGACATAAACAGCGTCAAGGATAA